From a single Calothrix sp. NIES-2098 genomic region:
- a CDS encoding two-component response regulator translates to MSLDNSSFLNLPADAPPLRVLIVEDDPMMQLGLEQSLMVHPQLEIVGQAEDGYLGVQAALQLKPDLVVMDIGLPRLDGIAATQQIKAALPETHVVMLTSHQTETEIIAALSSGADAYCIKGASVERLLSAIAAAVDGATYLDPQIARRVIDNLRTPTPKGNTANLSQRELEVLKLMVDGLSNPEIAEKLYLSPNTVKTHVRGIMNKLAVDDRVQAAVVALRSGLV, encoded by the coding sequence ATGTCTTTAGATAATAGCTCCTTCTTAAATCTGCCAGCAGATGCACCACCGTTGCGGGTGTTAATTGTTGAAGACGATCCGATGATGCAACTGGGACTAGAACAATCATTGATGGTTCATCCCCAGTTGGAAATTGTCGGACAAGCAGAAGATGGCTATTTAGGCGTGCAAGCAGCACTCCAACTCAAACCCGATTTGGTAGTGATGGATATCGGCTTACCGCGACTTGATGGAATTGCGGCGACACAGCAAATTAAAGCCGCATTACCAGAGACTCATGTGGTGATGCTAACATCCCACCAAACAGAGACAGAAATTATTGCCGCTTTGTCTAGCGGTGCAGACGCTTATTGTATCAAAGGCGCTAGTGTAGAGCGACTGTTAAGTGCGATCGCAGCTGCTGTTGATGGCGCAACTTATCTCGATCCCCAAATTGCGCGACGAGTAATTGATAATCTTCGCACCCCCACACCCAAGGGAAACACCGCTAATCTTTCGCAGCGCGAGTTAGAAGTATTGAAACTGATGGTAGACGGTTTGAGCAACCCAGAGATTGCCGAAAAACTCTATCTCAGTCCCAATACTGTGAAAACTCACGTCCGGGGGATTAT
- the era gene encoding GTP-binding protein Era produces MTVELKVTSIDNHIFSFSGEVSIPQAPPEFKSGFIGIIGRPNVGKSTLMNQLVGQKVAITSPVAQTTRNRLRGILTTPEAQLIFVDTPGIHKPHHQLGEVLVQNAKIAIESVDVVLFVVDGTVACGAGDRFIAELLSRSQTPVILGLNKIDQQPTDSQLIDDSYTNLAESYQWQTVKFSAKTGGGLPELQNLLIEHLENGPFYYPPDLVTDQPERFIMGELIREQILLLTREEVPHSVAIAIDMVEETPSITRVLATINVERDSQKGILIGKGGSMLKAIGSAAREQIQKLISGKVYLELFVKVQPKWRQSRVSLAELGYRVEE; encoded by the coding sequence ATGACGGTGGAGCTAAAGGTGACTAGTATTGATAATCACATCTTCTCTTTTTCAGGAGAAGTATCGATTCCCCAAGCTCCTCCTGAATTTAAATCGGGTTTCATCGGCATTATCGGTCGCCCTAATGTCGGTAAATCTACTTTAATGAATCAATTAGTAGGACAAAAAGTTGCTATTACTTCCCCGGTAGCACAGACGACACGTAATCGTTTAAGAGGGATTTTAACTACACCAGAAGCACAGCTAATTTTTGTAGACACACCAGGAATTCATAAACCCCATCATCAATTGGGAGAGGTACTGGTGCAAAATGCCAAAATTGCGATTGAATCAGTGGATGTAGTGCTATTTGTGGTAGATGGAACGGTGGCTTGTGGTGCAGGCGATCGCTTTATTGCTGAATTGCTGAGTCGCAGTCAAACACCTGTGATTTTGGGTCTGAACAAAATCGATCAACAACCTACAGATTCCCAGCTGATAGATGATAGCTACACAAACTTAGCCGAATCATACCAATGGCAAACGGTCAAATTTTCCGCCAAAACTGGTGGGGGATTGCCAGAACTGCAAAATTTATTAATTGAACATTTAGAGAACGGCCCATTTTACTATCCTCCTGACTTGGTGACAGACCAGCCAGAACGCTTTATTATGGGCGAATTAATCCGCGAACAGATTTTGCTGTTGACGCGCGAAGAAGTTCCCCATTCAGTAGCGATCGCTATTGATATGGTGGAAGAAACCCCAAGTATTACCCGCGTACTTGCCACAATCAACGTTGAGCGAGATTCCCAAAAAGGAATTCTCATTGGCAAAGGTGGCTCAATGCTCAAAGCCATTGGTAGCGCGGCTCGCGAACAAATTCAAAAATTGATTTCAGGCAAAGTATACCTAGAATTATTCGTCAAAGTCCAGCCAAAATGGCGTCAGTCTCGCGTTAGTTTAGCAGAGTTAGGATATCGCGTGGAAGAATAG